The following are encoded together in the Nitrospira sp. genome:
- a CDS encoding amidinotransferase: protein MSRLLVCPPDFFGIEYEINPWMRLSNRVDHEQAVRQWYALMRVFEQDLHVALERITPMSGLPDLVFTANAGVVVGQTAVISHFRHAERQREEAHFERWFREHGYHVMTIEGGLCFEGAGDLLGFPDVWFGGHRQRSDIRAFPILSGRFHREIIPLELVDDRFYHLDTCFCPLSGGELLYFPAAFDAYGQAAITERVPGERCFAVPEAEALKFACNAVCIGNHIVLPVGSPATQTWLHDRGYTTHAVHLDEFMKSGGSAKCLTLALDSCDSGLAPEKKRAVHPGNRNGDEFNRQQHTADDRLRRGRSEDERHA from the coding sequence ATGAGCCGGTTGCTTGTCTGTCCTCCTGATTTTTTCGGTATCGAGTACGAGATCAATCCCTGGATGCGACTCAGCAATCGAGTGGATCACGAGCAGGCAGTGCGACAGTGGTATGCACTGATGAGAGTGTTCGAGCAAGATCTGCATGTCGCCCTGGAACGGATAACACCCATGTCAGGGTTACCCGATCTCGTGTTTACCGCCAATGCCGGGGTCGTTGTCGGACAAACTGCGGTTATCAGCCACTTCCGGCATGCGGAACGGCAGCGAGAGGAGGCTCATTTTGAACGATGGTTTCGTGAGCACGGCTATCATGTCATGACGATTGAAGGAGGCCTGTGTTTTGAAGGAGCCGGGGACCTTCTGGGCTTTCCGGATGTCTGGTTCGGCGGCCATCGACAGCGATCGGATATCCGTGCCTTCCCGATTCTCAGCGGGCGGTTTCACCGAGAAATTATCCCACTCGAGCTCGTGGATGATCGTTTCTACCATCTTGATACCTGTTTCTGTCCCTTGAGTGGCGGTGAGTTGTTGTATTTTCCTGCCGCATTCGATGCCTACGGCCAGGCTGCCATCACAGAACGTGTTCCCGGTGAACGCTGTTTTGCTGTGCCTGAAGCTGAAGCCCTGAAATTCGCCTGCAATGCCGTTTGCATCGGCAACCATATTGTCCTTCCTGTAGGAAGTCCTGCGACGCAAACGTGGCTTCACGACCGAGGCTATACAACCCATGCCGTTCATCTGGATGAATTCATGAAATCTGGCGGGTCCGCCAAATGCCTGACCTTGGCGCTGGACTCATGTGATTCAGGACTTGCTCCTGAAAAGAAACGCGCCGTACATCCCGGCAATCGCAATGGTGACGAGTTCAATCGTCAGCAGCATACGGCTGACGACCGCCTCCGGCGTGGGAGGAGCGAGGATGAACGACATGCCTAG
- a CDS encoding TIGR00300 family protein, giving the protein MNHHQECVVLHGHIIDSLLLPKVLDLILMMGGAFDLEDVQIGKTREEPSRARIVIRATSKALLDDILKAIQPHGASIEREADCRTGRAPADGVLPDNFYATTHLSTQIRLNKQWVGVDGIEMDLAVRVDAQRSTAHAIPMGEVREGDHIVIGREGVRVVPLQRPQERDVFGFMESQVSAERPHGHVIADIATRMRHLRAQQRQGRPQSKVLLAGGPAIVHAGGREALTWLIEQRLIHVLFCGNALAAHDMEADLYGTSLGYRLSAGRAVRHGHEHHLRTINRIRAIGSIETAVSSCVIKHGIMAACVRQGVPVVMAGTIRDDGPLPGVITDSVLAQQAMRAQIPGVGLALLVASTLHAVATGNLLPAIVPTVCVDVNPSVPTKLTDRGSFQAVGLVMDAASFLTELARALGRAT; this is encoded by the coding sequence ATGAATCACCATCAGGAATGTGTTGTCCTCCATGGTCACATCATCGACTCTCTGCTATTGCCTAAGGTTTTAGATCTCATCCTTATGATGGGTGGGGCATTCGACCTTGAGGATGTGCAGATCGGCAAGACACGAGAAGAACCCTCTCGTGCCCGTATCGTAATCCGAGCGACATCGAAGGCACTCTTAGACGACATCCTCAAGGCGATTCAACCGCACGGCGCCTCGATCGAACGGGAGGCCGACTGCCGCACCGGCCGAGCACCTGCCGACGGCGTGTTACCCGACAACTTCTACGCTACGACACATCTCTCGACCCAAATCCGCCTCAACAAACAATGGGTCGGCGTAGATGGGATTGAAATGGATTTGGCCGTTCGAGTAGATGCACAGCGTTCGACTGCGCATGCGATCCCAATGGGAGAGGTCCGGGAAGGCGATCACATCGTGATCGGCCGAGAAGGGGTACGTGTCGTTCCCTTGCAGCGACCCCAAGAACGAGATGTCTTCGGCTTCATGGAATCGCAGGTGTCCGCAGAACGGCCCCATGGTCATGTCATCGCCGACATCGCTACACGAATGCGTCATCTCCGAGCACAACAGCGGCAAGGCCGTCCTCAGTCCAAGGTGCTGCTCGCAGGAGGACCAGCCATCGTTCATGCTGGTGGTCGAGAGGCACTCACGTGGCTGATCGAGCAGAGATTGATTCATGTGCTCTTCTGCGGCAACGCCCTGGCGGCCCATGACATGGAAGCCGATCTCTATGGCACCTCCCTTGGATATCGGCTCAGTGCCGGGCGCGCCGTTCGACACGGCCACGAGCACCATTTACGAACCATTAACCGGATTCGAGCAATCGGAAGCATTGAGACAGCAGTGTCCTCCTGTGTGATTAAGCATGGCATCATGGCGGCTTGTGTCCGGCAAGGGGTTCCGGTGGTGATGGCTGGAACGATCCGCGACGACGGCCCCTTACCGGGCGTGATCACAGATTCCGTTCTGGCACAGCAGGCGATGCGAGCCCAGATTCCCGGCGTTGGGCTGGCCCTGCTCGTTGCCTCGACATTGCACGCCGTCGCCACCGGTAATCTTCTGCCAGCCATCGTTCCCACCGTCTGTGTGGACGTCAACCCATCAGTACCGACGAAATTGACCGATCGAGGCAGCTTTCAGGCAGTCGGCCTCGTCATGGATGCGGCATCATTTCTGACAGAACTGGCCCGAGCCTTGGGGAGGGCGACATGA
- a CDS encoding tRNA pseudouridine(13) synthase TruD, translating into MTPSIDPFLTSEIPGIGGHIRVAPEDFQVEERPLYLPCGDGEHLYVKITKRGLSTPDLVRLLSSSLGIKLQAIGVAGLKDARAVTTQMVSLQGIPSERLAGVKIDDKILDLQILGRHRNRLRTGHHAGNRFRLIIRNVADHAAESVPAVLQILRARGVPNYFGPQRQGKKGDNYEVGAALLHDARRRERMNRSQRIWYLNAYQSFLFNQMLAKRIMRIDQIFAGDWAMKSENGACFQVENAEIEQPRADRFEISPTGILFGSRVSWADGEPGRIEEAVIAEAGTTKETLVAAAKACGFRGERRTFRVPLAELEWSLDDHVLTLSFNLPPGAYATSVLRELMKGPPVYP; encoded by the coding sequence GTGACGCCATCAATCGACCCGTTCCTCACCAGCGAGATCCCTGGAATCGGCGGGCACATCCGCGTCGCGCCAGAAGACTTTCAGGTCGAAGAACGGCCACTCTATCTTCCCTGCGGCGACGGAGAACATCTGTACGTCAAGATCACCAAACGCGGCCTTTCTACGCCGGATCTTGTGCGCCTCCTTTCCTCGTCATTGGGCATCAAGCTGCAGGCCATCGGAGTCGCCGGACTCAAAGATGCGCGAGCTGTCACCACGCAGATGGTGTCGTTGCAAGGCATCCCATCGGAGCGACTGGCAGGGGTCAAGATCGACGACAAGATCCTGGATCTCCAAATCCTTGGACGCCATCGTAATCGTCTCCGCACCGGCCACCACGCCGGCAACCGCTTCCGTTTGATCATCCGCAACGTGGCTGATCACGCAGCTGAATCTGTGCCCGCCGTTCTTCAAATACTACGGGCACGTGGTGTGCCTAACTACTTCGGCCCTCAACGGCAAGGGAAGAAGGGCGACAACTACGAAGTCGGCGCCGCGCTCCTCCACGATGCGCGACGGCGAGAAAGGATGAATCGGTCCCAACGTATTTGGTATCTCAATGCCTATCAGTCGTTCTTGTTCAATCAGATGCTGGCGAAGCGGATCATGCGCATCGACCAAATCTTTGCCGGCGATTGGGCCATGAAATCTGAAAACGGGGCCTGTTTCCAGGTTGAGAACGCAGAAATTGAGCAGCCACGCGCCGATCGTTTCGAAATCAGCCCGACCGGAATTCTCTTTGGTTCACGCGTATCCTGGGCGGATGGGGAACCAGGGCGCATTGAAGAAGCCGTCATTGCCGAAGCGGGCACGACCAAAGAGACCCTTGTCGCTGCTGCAAAAGCTTGCGGATTCCGTGGCGAGCGCCGGACGTTTCGGGTACCGCTGGCAGAACTGGAATGGTCACTAGACGACCATGTCCTTACCCTTTCCTTCAACCTTCCCCCCGGGGCGTATGCGACGAGCGTACTCAGGGAACTGATGAAAGGACCACCCGTTTATCCGTAG
- a CDS encoding metallophosphoesterase, whose translation MSWSDHVRSCVGYCLSEPLYRVFSLAPHWEWGLSDHEVCFLTHSHPILAGRRAIHLTDLHLDRYHTRHDEIVATVEQLRPDWIFITGDLLNVPEGIPHLFRFLQQLRAIAPLYMTLGNHDHYSGVPVAEYAERADRHKITLLVNQSAMVSTGKGELVIAGVDDPSLHRADLRCVPACADHRFTLLLAHAPNILDLVEPHHAIDLILCGHSHGGQWRVPGIPTFWLPPGCNGRVAGWHESGRHRLYVNRGLGWSFLPFRLNCRPEIAVIEWI comes from the coding sequence GTGTCTTGGTCTGACCATGTTCGATCATGTGTCGGCTATTGTTTGAGTGAACCCCTCTATCGAGTTTTCAGCCTTGCCCCACATTGGGAATGGGGGTTGTCCGATCATGAAGTCTGCTTCCTCACTCACAGTCATCCCATTCTCGCCGGTCGTCGTGCCATCCACCTCACCGATCTCCATCTTGACCGATATCACACGCGACATGACGAGATTGTTGCCACTGTCGAGCAGCTTCGCCCAGATTGGATTTTCATCACCGGAGACCTGCTCAACGTGCCGGAAGGTATTCCTCATCTCTTTCGATTTCTCCAACAGCTCCGTGCCATCGCTCCCCTGTACATGACGTTGGGCAATCATGATCATTACAGTGGCGTGCCGGTGGCAGAGTATGCCGAACGAGCCGATCGACACAAGATCACCCTGCTGGTGAATCAAAGTGCGATGGTTTCAACGGGAAAGGGAGAGCTGGTCATCGCCGGCGTCGATGATCCCTCGCTGCATCGAGCCGATCTTCGATGTGTCCCTGCTTGTGCGGACCATCGCTTTACGCTGTTGCTGGCCCATGCGCCGAACATCCTGGATCTCGTCGAACCGCACCATGCCATTGATCTGATTCTCTGCGGACACAGCCACGGTGGGCAATGGAGAGTGCCAGGAATCCCCACCTTCTGGCTTCCTCCTGGGTGCAACGGCCGTGTGGCTGGCTGGCACGAATCTGGTCGGCACAGGCTGTACGTCAACCGAGGGTTAGGGTGGTCCTTCCTTCCCTTTCGCCTGAACTGTCGGCCTGAGATTGCCGTGATTGAGTGGATATAG
- a CDS encoding ankyrin repeat domain-containing protein — MTHKTIAVFAGFLVAVWAVLFVLPYGGLFQPLLVRAAGFSDQSQCHAIPSDRNRFLSNTAYRFITLSPSLAQGFRNIENTLIAFSIGQIKCRSGLPGFAEESGRVNRMIDLALASGERVNDIGPLGVPNLHFAVSSGNHLVVEHLLKNGARVDQAVPESTEFATKGDTPLTLARRLKDENITDTSLIIRLLEQYQSFKQQVP; from the coding sequence ATGACACACAAAACCATCGCGGTCTTCGCTGGTTTTCTCGTCGCTGTGTGGGCTGTGCTGTTCGTACTGCCTTATGGAGGCCTCTTTCAACCCCTCCTTGTTCGAGCAGCCGGATTCAGCGACCAATCCCAGTGTCATGCGATTCCATCTGATAGGAACCGATTTCTGTCTAATACAGCCTATCGATTCATAACACTGTCTCCTTCCCTTGCGCAGGGATTCAGAAACATCGAAAACACCTTGATCGCGTTTTCCATAGGTCAAATCAAGTGCCGGTCTGGATTGCCTGGGTTTGCCGAAGAGTCGGGTCGAGTCAATCGCATGATCGACCTGGCCCTCGCTTCAGGAGAACGTGTGAATGATATCGGTCCCTTGGGCGTCCCGAATCTCCATTTTGCCGTGAGTTCGGGGAACCATCTGGTCGTCGAACACCTTCTCAAGAACGGTGCGCGGGTGGACCAAGCAGTGCCGGAATCGACCGAGTTTGCCACCAAGGGTGACACACCTTTGACATTGGCAAGGAGGTTGAAAGACGAGAACATTACAGACACCTCGCTGATCATACGTCTATTGGAACAATACCAATCCTTTAAGCAGCAGGTGCCGTAG
- a CDS encoding HEAT repeat domain-containing protein — translation MRTLIRNEQGEINPAWLIVVIGLIVAGVWIWKRLSIEAQDYIVDQAVPMTLIGSVMALLLWIPINALRRRQAKSQERTRLLALFDRATVQEKRLDLAFALLENNAYRVDGLDSAVPALKELFTTTLQRALDDKQHRIRGMAASHLGALEDLSVVPLLLKALEDDHAYVRSCAALGLGRLRATEARERLKTVMEHDWDQTVRSRAREALERMRE, via the coding sequence ATGAGGACATTGATCCGAAACGAACAGGGGGAGATCAACCCCGCCTGGCTTATTGTAGTAATTGGCCTCATCGTGGCCGGCGTGTGGATTTGGAAACGGCTGTCGATCGAGGCACAAGACTATATCGTCGATCAAGCCGTGCCGATGACGCTGATCGGCTCTGTGATGGCCCTGCTGTTGTGGATTCCGATCAATGCCCTTCGTCGCCGGCAAGCCAAGTCGCAGGAACGAACCCGCCTATTGGCATTGTTTGACCGAGCAACCGTCCAGGAGAAACGGCTGGATCTGGCCTTTGCCCTGCTGGAGAACAATGCCTACCGAGTTGATGGATTGGATTCGGCTGTTCCCGCCTTGAAGGAACTGTTTACGACAACCTTGCAGCGAGCCCTGGACGACAAACAACATCGGATCAGGGGAATGGCCGCCAGTCATCTGGGTGCGCTGGAAGATCTATCAGTCGTGCCGTTGTTGCTCAAGGCCCTTGAGGACGACCACGCCTATGTCCGTTCCTGTGCTGCCTTGGGGTTGGGACGGCTGAGGGCAACCGAGGCACGGGAGCGGCTGAAGACTGTCATGGAGCATGACTGGGACCAAACCGTCCGAAGCCGGGCCAGAGAAGCACTGGAACGGATGCGAGAGTAA
- a CDS encoding MBL fold metallo-hydrolase: protein MRLTILGSGTNVHPTRAAAGYLVRTDQHILLDFGPRTLMNLVKTGVNRHRITHILFSHFHADHFSDFITFFFDAVIYAKYGGGHRPGMTLIGPKGTIRLLRSIMQSFPSFSPVPFKVAFKEVTSKPFTIGDTHIVPKPVVHVPDLSSVGYRIEYRGKTVVYSGDTQYCDEVISLCKEADLAVLDCSFPANRPGAAHLHAGQCGQVAKEAGVGQLILSHFYPIADRYDVKAQAAEEYRGKIWKGKDLLTIKL from the coding sequence ATGCGATTAACTATTCTTGGTTCCGGTACCAACGTACATCCCACTCGTGCCGCAGCCGGCTATCTGGTACGGACGGATCAACATATTCTCTTGGACTTCGGCCCACGTACATTAATGAATCTGGTCAAGACCGGTGTGAACAGGCACAGGATCACGCACATCTTGTTCTCCCACTTTCATGCGGACCACTTTTCCGACTTCATCACCTTCTTTTTCGACGCCGTCATCTATGCCAAATACGGAGGCGGGCATCGTCCGGGGATGACGCTGATCGGCCCGAAGGGCACTATTCGGCTCTTGCGGTCGATCATGCAGAGCTTCCCCAGTTTTTCACCGGTACCATTCAAGGTCGCATTCAAAGAAGTAACCAGTAAGCCATTTACCATCGGGGACACTCATATCGTTCCGAAACCCGTGGTCCATGTCCCGGATCTCTCGAGTGTCGGCTATCGGATTGAGTACCGGGGGAAGACGGTCGTCTATTCAGGGGATACCCAATATTGTGACGAGGTGATCTCATTGTGCAAGGAGGCCGACCTGGCCGTTCTTGATTGCTCCTTTCCTGCGAATCGCCCAGGGGCTGCGCATCTGCACGCCGGCCAGTGCGGCCAGGTGGCAAAGGAGGCCGGTGTGGGGCAACTCATCCTTTCGCATTTCTACCCAATCGCGGATCGCTACGATGTGAAGGCGCAGGCGGCGGAAGAGTATCGCGGAAAGATCTGGAAGGGAAAAGATCTGCTGACGATTAAGCTGTAG
- a CDS encoding transglutaminase family protein, with product MIPESQIRALIRLLSDEDDKIVRTISGRLIDIGPSALPLLQEAEIEQPEMGDRIASVLEEIRGGKLEDELTNLVARSNASVCLETGAFLIARYAYPTLDVAHYRERLNMMADEVQARIGCRASGEEAVNALNRYLFTEQGFKGNTKNYYEVENSYLTCVMDRRIGIPISLSAVYLLLGQRLGFPVFGIGMPGHFLVKYESDRYKIFIDCFNGGALLTEKNCARFLTEAGYGFDDKYLQKSPVPAILSRMVKNLLAIYSKAGDSIKTERLTKFIEILGGAPREEGL from the coding sequence ATGATTCCTGAAAGCCAAATTCGTGCGCTGATTCGACTGTTGTCCGATGAGGATGACAAGATCGTTCGAACTATCAGCGGACGACTCATCGACATCGGTCCCTCGGCGCTCCCGCTGCTCCAGGAAGCTGAAATCGAGCAGCCAGAAATGGGGGACCGGATTGCGTCCGTCCTCGAAGAAATCCGTGGAGGAAAGCTGGAAGATGAGCTGACGAATCTGGTGGCTCGTTCGAACGCCTCTGTCTGCCTGGAAACCGGAGCCTTTCTCATCGCTCGTTACGCCTACCCGACGCTCGACGTGGCGCACTATCGTGAACGGTTGAACATGATGGCGGATGAAGTTCAAGCCAGGATCGGCTGTCGTGCGTCCGGTGAAGAAGCCGTCAATGCGTTAAATCGGTATCTGTTCACCGAACAAGGGTTTAAAGGGAACACCAAGAACTACTATGAAGTTGAGAACAGCTACCTTACCTGCGTCATGGATCGGCGTATCGGGATCCCCATCAGCTTGTCTGCTGTCTACCTCCTCCTCGGCCAGCGCTTGGGGTTTCCGGTGTTCGGCATCGGCATGCCGGGGCATTTTCTCGTGAAGTATGAGTCCGATCGGTACAAGATTTTCATCGATTGTTTCAACGGTGGAGCCTTGCTGACGGAAAAGAATTGTGCTCGATTTCTCACGGAAGCCGGCTACGGCTTTGATGATAAGTACCTGCAGAAGAGCCCGGTCCCTGCAATCTTGTCACGGATGGTCAAGAACCTCTTGGCGATCTATTCCAAAGCCGGAGACTCGATTAAGACTGAGCGTTTGACCAAGTTCATCGAAATCCTGGGTGGCGCTCCTCGCGAAGAGGGACTGTAG
- a CDS encoding ABC transporter permease, whose product MEHYWQEISALTMRWVRRLSREKFSMLFTLVQPMLFWLIFFGNLFQRAADTQVMQAPNYISFLAAGVVVMTVLNNGLAGGVDLLFDKENGFLERLMSTPIHRTSVILSRFIFVMAITSMQVLVILGVSYLFGVQPATGILGVAMILVIGMMFGVGLTAISMAMAFSVKSHGDFFSVLGFLSLPMIFLSSALVPLNAMPGWMSFLAQFNPMTWAIDAVRPLILSGWSEALPHVGMVIVVMLVFDALCLYGGAKAFRRAMG is encoded by the coding sequence GTGGAGCATTATTGGCAGGAAATCAGCGCGTTGACGATGCGGTGGGTTCGACGGTTGAGTCGCGAGAAATTCAGCATGCTGTTCACACTGGTCCAGCCTATGCTGTTCTGGCTTATTTTCTTCGGAAATCTGTTCCAGCGGGCGGCGGACACACAGGTCATGCAGGCCCCGAACTACATCAGCTTTCTGGCCGCCGGGGTCGTCGTGATGACCGTCTTGAACAACGGCCTAGCCGGCGGCGTCGATCTGCTGTTCGATAAGGAGAATGGATTCCTCGAGCGGTTGATGTCCACCCCGATTCATCGCACCTCCGTCATCTTGAGCCGATTTATCTTTGTCATGGCGATTACATCCATGCAGGTCCTCGTCATTCTTGGCGTGTCCTATCTCTTCGGTGTGCAGCCCGCCACGGGCATCCTCGGCGTGGCGATGATCTTAGTGATCGGCATGATGTTCGGCGTCGGCCTGACGGCCATCTCCATGGCCATGGCCTTTTCCGTCAAAAGCCACGGTGACTTCTTTTCGGTTCTCGGCTTCCTGTCGTTGCCGATGATTTTCCTCAGCTCTGCGCTGGTCCCATTGAATGCCATGCCGGGATGGATGAGTTTCTTGGCCCAGTTCAATCCGATGACCTGGGCAATTGATGCCGTACGCCCCCTCATCCTGTCCGGGTGGAGTGAGGCGTTGCCTCATGTGGGGATGGTGATCGTCGTCATGCTGGTCTTTGATGCGCTCTGTCTGTACGGAGGGGCCAAGGCGTTCCGTCGCGCGATGGGCTGA
- a CDS encoding ATP-binding cassette domain-containing protein — MDRTVAIDVSRLCKTYETHKAVDDLSFQVYAGEIFGLLGPNGAGKSTTLRTLITLLHPTSGTATIMGYDSVREADQVRTVIGYVPQERAIDRFLTGREHLQLLGALYHLSKEEATKRIDELLTLVELEAHADRPAKTYSGGMKRKLDIACGLLPDPKILFLDEPTLGLDVQSRLRIWEYVRMLKARGMTVVMTTNYLDEADQLCDRLAIIDGGKIKTMGSPVELKIALGGDIVSLTLKELDRIPTLETALKGQPAIKSVRATTKGLDIRVESPEKALPTILESANRLNCNIEFIQYNRPRLDDVFIAHTGRAITESIPEAESA; from the coding sequence ATGGATCGAACCGTCGCGATTGACGTCAGCCGTTTGTGCAAGACCTACGAGACTCATAAAGCAGTCGATGACTTGTCGTTTCAGGTCTATGCCGGGGAGATTTTCGGCCTGCTGGGACCGAACGGCGCCGGCAAAAGCACGACGCTTCGCACGCTGATCACCCTGTTGCATCCAACATCGGGGACAGCCACCATTATGGGCTATGATTCCGTGCGGGAGGCGGACCAGGTGCGGACCGTGATCGGGTACGTACCGCAAGAACGGGCGATCGATCGGTTCCTGACTGGGCGGGAACACCTTCAATTGCTGGGTGCCCTCTACCATCTGTCGAAGGAAGAGGCGACTAAACGGATCGACGAGCTGCTCACGCTGGTGGAGTTAGAGGCTCACGCGGACCGCCCGGCGAAGACTTACTCCGGCGGAATGAAACGCAAGCTCGACATTGCCTGCGGGCTGCTGCCGGACCCCAAAATCTTGTTCCTCGACGAGCCGACCCTCGGCCTTGATGTGCAAAGCCGTCTCCGGATTTGGGAATATGTCCGGATGCTCAAAGCTCGCGGCATGACGGTCGTGATGACGACCAACTATCTGGATGAGGCCGATCAACTGTGCGATCGACTAGCTATTATCGATGGTGGGAAAATCAAAACGATGGGATCGCCGGTTGAACTCAAGATCGCGCTCGGCGGGGACATCGTCTCCTTGACCCTCAAGGAGCTCGACCGGATCCCGACACTCGAGACTGCGTTGAAGGGACAGCCAGCCATTAAATCCGTCCGAGCTACCACAAAGGGTTTGGACATTCGGGTCGAATCACCTGAGAAGGCGTTGCCCACCATTCTAGAGTCAGCCAATCGATTAAACTGCAATATTGAGTTCATTCAGTACAACCGACCTCGCTTGGACGATGTGTTCATCGCCCATACAGGCCGGGCCATCACCGAATCGATCCCCGAGGCCGAATCGGCATAA
- a CDS encoding LON peptidase substrate-binding domain-containing protein, with protein MLTDREHGPSNPGPAKQEDAFIIPNRLPVFPLPNVVFFPKTYLPLHVFEPRYRRMVADVTLGSQCIAMALLKEGWEQDYYANPAIYPTLCIGRVMSVQPLPDGRSNLLLQGLERCEILEEYFEKPYREATIRLTPMQSNEGLSTNVRRSLIEVLGRYLQAREDSAAWQGFFREEVSDEVLVNTLSTYLDCTPLEKQFLLEADGLHQRARRLNDVVQFMLHEHRGAKDWD; from the coding sequence ATGTTGACTGATCGCGAGCATGGACCATCGAACCCAGGTCCAGCCAAGCAGGAGGATGCCTTCATTATTCCGAACCGCCTTCCGGTGTTCCCGTTACCAAACGTCGTCTTTTTTCCAAAGACCTATTTACCTCTCCATGTGTTTGAACCACGGTACCGCCGCATGGTGGCCGACGTGACCTTAGGCAGTCAATGTATCGCCATGGCTCTCCTGAAAGAAGGCTGGGAGCAGGATTACTATGCAAACCCGGCCATCTATCCCACACTGTGCATTGGACGGGTCATGAGCGTACAGCCCTTGCCCGATGGCCGTTCCAACCTCTTGCTCCAAGGCCTCGAACGATGTGAGATTCTTGAGGAATACTTCGAGAAGCCCTACCGTGAAGCGACCATTCGCCTGACCCCCATGCAATCGAATGAGGGGCTGTCCACCAACGTCAGGCGCTCGCTGATCGAAGTGCTGGGACGGTATCTCCAGGCCAGGGAGGATAGCGCGGCATGGCAGGGGTTTTTCCGTGAAGAAGTCAGTGATGAAGTCCTCGTCAACACACTCTCCACCTACTTGGACTGCACACCGCTAGAAAAACAATTTTTGCTGGAAGCCGACGGATTGCACCAGCGGGCCCGTCGGCTGAACGATGTGGTGCAGTTCATGCTGCACGAGCATCGCGGCGCAAAGGACTGGGATTAG
- a CDS encoding carotenoid 1,2-hydratase: MKGTRMIRGARLVMLLTAALGFDWALASGENPPAATFQPATAGYRYEFPRDHGSHPSCRTEWWYYTGHLHTTNGRSFGFELTFFRRGVLPEDIKTLPSKWSLRHIYLAHFAVTDITGKRFHFSEKLSREGLGKAGADESRLRVWIDKWSAEAEPDSAGVHTLVARDETHSLALRLEPTKPPVAHGAAGISQKGKDVSQASHYYSFTRLSTTGSLTIDGEQFEVSGTSWMDHEFGSSELGAEQVGWDWFSIQLGDNTELMLYGMRLNDGATDLASSGTVISSDGRTQHLEVTDFQIESTATWTSPGSKATYPARWRLKFPSLDLVLDVVPLVADQELRTSRSTMVSYWEGAVAVTGTKQGRPVKGQGYVELTGYTERLKL; the protein is encoded by the coding sequence ATGAAGGGAACACGAATGATTCGAGGTGCTCGACTCGTCATGCTTCTCACGGCTGCGCTTGGCTTTGATTGGGCCCTGGCGTCCGGCGAAAATCCTCCCGCCGCAACGTTTCAACCAGCAACCGCCGGGTATCGGTACGAGTTTCCAAGAGACCACGGCTCGCATCCGAGCTGCCGGACGGAGTGGTGGTACTACACAGGGCACCTGCACACCACGAACGGACGATCGTTCGGTTTCGAGCTGACCTTTTTTCGTCGCGGGGTTTTGCCGGAAGATATTAAGACCCTACCTTCAAAATGGTCGCTGCGCCACATCTATCTGGCCCATTTCGCCGTGACCGACATCACCGGCAAACGATTCCACTTTTCGGAAAAACTCAGCCGCGAAGGGTTGGGAAAGGCGGGAGCCGACGAATCGCGACTTCGCGTATGGATCGACAAGTGGAGCGCGGAGGCTGAGCCGGATTCTGCCGGAGTCCATACCCTCGTTGCCCGCGATGAAACACATAGCCTCGCTCTCAGGCTCGAGCCGACCAAGCCTCCGGTTGCGCATGGCGCGGCGGGAATCAGCCAAAAAGGCAAGGATGTGAGTCAAGCCTCGCACTACTATTCGTTTACCAGACTCTCGACGACGGGGAGCCTGACGATCGATGGTGAACAGTTCGAAGTATCCGGAACAAGCTGGATGGACCATGAATTCGGATCATCTGAACTGGGGGCCGAGCAAGTCGGCTGGGACTGGTTCAGCATCCAGTTGGGCGACAACACGGAGCTGATGCTCTATGGCATGCGGCTTAATGATGGGGCCACGGACCTTGCGTCCAGCGGGACGGTCATATCATCAGATGGACGGACTCAACACCTCGAAGTGACAGACTTTCAGATCGAGTCGACTGCAACCTGGACCAGCCCTGGGAGCAAGGCCACCTATCCGGCGAGGTGGCGCTTGAAGTTCCCCTCACTCGACCTTGTGTTGGACGTTGTTCCGCTCGTTGCTGATCAGGAATTGCGTACCTCTCGCAGCACTATGGTGTCTTACTGGGAAGGTGCGGTGGCGGTGACGGGGACTAAACAAGGCAGGCCTGTGAAGGGCCAGGGCTACGTCGAGCTGACCGGCTATACCGAGCGGCTCAAACTGTAA